GTACCACCGGTTAAAATGGCGATATCATCCAACATGGCTTTGCGGCGATCGCCAAAGCCGGGGGCCTTGACAGCCACGCAAGTAAAGGTGCCACGCAGTTTATTCAGAACCAAGGTGGCCAGCGCTTCACCCTCAACATCTTCGGCAATGATCACCAGAGCTTTGCCGGCCTGCACTACTTTTTCCAATACCGGCAGAATATCCGCCACCGCGGAAATCTTGCGATCAGTGATCAGAATATAAGGGTCGTCCAGATTTGCTTCCATTTTATCAGTGTCGGTAATCATATACGGGGATATGTAACCCCGGTCAAAGTTCATTCCTTCCACAACTTCCAGGGTAGTGCCGATACCTTTGGATTCTTCAACGGTGATAACGCCGTCTTTACCTACTTTTTCCATAGCGTCGGCAATCAGGCTGCCAATAGAGTCGTCGTTGGCGGAAATTGAAGCAACCTGAGCAATGGCGGACTTGCTTTCCACCGTCCTGGCAGAACCCTTAATGGCGTCAACAGACTTTTCGACAGCCTTTTCAATACCCCGCTTGATGATCATGGGGTTGGCGCCGGCGGCTACGTTTTTCAAACCTTCCCGGACAAGGGCCTGGGCCAGCAGAGTGGCTGTGGTAGTACCATCACCGGCTACGTCGTTAGTCTTGGTGGCCACTTCTTTAACCAGCTGAGCGCCCATATTTTCAAATGGATCTTCTAGCTCAATTTCCCTGGCGATGGTTACGCCGTCATTGGTAATCATCGGAGATCCAAATTTTTTCTCCAGCACTACATTACGGCCCTTGGGACCCAGGGTAACCTTAACCGCTTCAGCCAGCGCGTTTACACCCTTTTCAAGTGCCTTACGAGCATCTTCGCGGAAAATTATATCTTTACCTGCCACTTTAACTTACCTCCTTCAATTAGGTATATATAGTCTTTTAAAAAACTTGCCTGCTACCCGATTACGCCGAGAACATCCATTTCCCGTAAAATCAAATACTCAACTTCGTCGATTTTAACTTCGTTGCCGGAATACTTGGAAAACAACACCTTGTCCCCTGCTTTCAGGTCGATGGCCACGCGCTGTCCGTTATCCAACAGACGGCCGGAGCCCACTGCCACTACTTCGCCTTGCTGCGGCTTTTCCTTAGCCGTATCCGGCAGCACAATACCGCTTTTGGTAACTTCTTCGTTGGGCAGAGGCTTAACAACTACCCGATCGCCTAAAGGTCTTATCACAAAAACCCCTCCTTAATATTATTTGATAAAGTATTGAGCGGTTTTATTTATTGTTAGCACTCATTAAAGCCGAGTGCTAATACCCAAGTAATATAATATAGAACGAGCCAACTAAAAGCAAGTATTTTTTAGCAAGAAATTACCCTTATTTTTTATAAAAAGGACAATTTATTTAATATTGCTCAGGCTCTCTCCCTCTGGTGTTATTAGAGTTTATTTTTACACCTGCTGTCTGACAAGCTATTAAGGCAAGTTCTAAAGTTCAGGGGGAGGAAATTCAGCTCCCCCTGAACTTTAGAACTGCAAATGCATGTTTTGGTTGGCATAAGTCCCACGCTTACAGAAGTGGGAAACTTACGCCAACCAAGTCAAGTTAAGCTTTGTTCGCTCAAAAACACAACACCCAAAAAATCCGGGCACATATATTCCTGAACCAAAGTGGTGCAAACACCAATGTCTGATTTAAGGGCAAACGGCTTTCCGAACTCCTAGAAATATTTTCCCACAATTAATTTGGTTTTATACGGTAAATCACTAAAAAACTTGAAACGCAACTTATTATAGGCAGCAACTACCCCGCGTTGCCGCAATCTTTAGCCTGACCCGTGAGTATTTCCAGACCGTGGGGCAGCGCAGGCAAAATTGCCTCCAGACATTCCCGCACCCCTTTGGGACTGCCCGGCAAATTAACAATGAGAGTAGCGTGTCTGATGCCCGCCACTGCCCGGGATAGCATGGCCCGGTTGGTTTTCTTCAGGCTTTCCAGGCGCATGGCCTCAGCCAGACCCGGCGCTTCCCGGTGGATAACAGCCCGCGTGGCCTCGGGGGTATTGTCCCGCGGGCTGAAACCCGTACCTCCCGTAGTTATAATAAGATCATGCCGGCCACGGTCAACTAAATCAATTAGTGTTTCCACAATAGTATCGTAATCATCTGGAATAACCCGGTATTCCGCTACCGTCCAGCCCTGCTGTATCATCAACTCTTTAATTACTTCGGCGCTGCGATCCTCACGCTCACCCCGCGAACCCTTATCGCTCATAGTTAAAATCGCCACTTTAAACAATTATCCAAGCCTCCCTAAATTTATATCAAAACACCATTGTATATGCCTGTACTTTGATTATGGAAATAATGAATTTGTTTAATAGTACACACTTGTTCGGCTGCCTTGTCTTAATATAAACATATTGCACTGCTTTTCTATAAACGTGTACAATTAAATCATCAAGCAGCACCGGAGGGATTCTTTTGACTATGCAAAAGCCCGTACTTATTGAAAAAGTACACGGCTCATCCCGTACCCGCGCAGAAGACGTGGTTGTCCGGGAAACAGCCATCACGCTGTATTTAAACAGCACTGAATTGGTTACATTAATTTGCTCTCCCATGCATTTGCGTGAGTTATGTTACGGATTTCTTTTTGCCGAGGGCATGATTGC
This genomic interval from Desulfoscipio sp. XC116 contains the following:
- the groL gene encoding chaperonin GroEL (60 kDa chaperone family; promotes refolding of misfolded polypeptides especially under stressful conditions; forms two stacked rings of heptamers to form a barrel-shaped 14mer; ends can be capped by GroES; misfolded proteins enter the barrel where they are refolded when GroES binds) produces the protein MAGKDIIFREDARKALEKGVNALAEAVKVTLGPKGRNVVLEKKFGSPMITNDGVTIAREIELEDPFENMGAQLVKEVATKTNDVAGDGTTTATLLAQALVREGLKNVAAGANPMIIKRGIEKAVEKSVDAIKGSARTVESKSAIAQVASISANDDSIGSLIADAMEKVGKDGVITVEESKGIGTTLEVVEGMNFDRGYISPYMITDTDKMEANLDDPYILITDRKISAVADILPVLEKVVQAGKALVIIAEDVEGEALATLVLNKLRGTFTCVAVKAPGFGDRRKAMLDDIAILTGGTKISEEVGLKLDKADITMLGRASKVRIKKEETIIVGGAGNTNDITARVGQIKKQIEETTSDFDREKLQERLAKLAGGVAVIQVGAATETEMKEKKLRIEDALNATRAAVEEGIVSGGGVAYVQAINALADMATDSMDEKVGLDIVRRALEEPLRQIASNAGMEGSVVVEKVRVAEAGVGFNALTGEYVNMIDAGIVDPAKVARSALQNAASIAAMILTTETLVAEKPEDNKGGGMPPGMGGMGGMGGMM
- the groES gene encoding co-chaperone GroES, with amino-acid sequence MIRPLGDRVVVKPLPNEEVTKSGIVLPDTAKEKPQQGEVVAVGSGRLLDNGQRVAIDLKAGDKVLFSKYSGNEVKIDEVEYLILREMDVLGVIG
- the mog gene encoding molybdopterin adenylyltransferase — protein: MFKVAILTMSDKGSRGEREDRSAEVIKELMIQQGWTVAEYRVIPDDYDTIVETLIDLVDRGRHDLIITTGGTGFSPRDNTPEATRAVIHREAPGLAEAMRLESLKKTNRAMLSRAVAGIRHATLIVNLPGSPKGVRECLEAILPALPHGLEILTGQAKDCGNAG